A genomic window from Carassius gibelio isolate Cgi1373 ecotype wild population from Czech Republic chromosome A11, carGib1.2-hapl.c, whole genome shotgun sequence includes:
- the LOC128021985 gene encoding guanine nucleotide-binding protein subunit beta-4 translates to MSELEQLRQEAEQLRNQIRDARKACSDSTLSQMTASLDSVGRIQMRTRRTLRGHLAKIYAMHWGSDSRLLVSASQDGKLIIWDGYTTNKMHAIPLRSSWVMTCAYAPSGNYVACGGLDNICSTYSLKTREGNVRVNRELAGHTGYLSCCRFLDDNQIITSSGDTTCALWDIETGQQTTSFTGHSGDVMSLSVSPDLKTFVSGACDASAKLWDIRDGMCRQSFTGHVSDINAVCFFPNGNAFTTGSDDATCRLFDLRADQELMMYSHDNIICGITSVAFSKSGRLLLAGYDDFNCNVWDTLKGERAGVLAGHDNRVSCLGVPDDGMAVATGSWDSFLRIWN, encoded by the exons ATGAGTGAGTTGGAGCAGTTGAGACAGGAAGCAGAACAGCTTCGCAACCAGATCCGG gatGCTAGAAAAGCCTGCAGTGACTCCACACTTTCGCAG ATGACCGCGAGCCTGGACTCAGTGGGACGGATACAGATGAGAACGAGGCGCACGCTCAGAGGTCATCTGGCCAAAATCTACGCCATGCACTGGGGCAGCGactccag gtTACTTGTCAGTGCCTCCCAAGATGGCAAACTGATCATATGGGATGGTTATACGACCAACAAG ATGCACGCTATCCCCCTGCGCTCGTCCTGGGTCATGACCTGTGCCTACGCCCCGTCGGGGAACTACGTGGCCTGTGGAGGCCTGGACAACATCTGCTCCACCTACAGCCTGAAGACACGCGAGGGCAACGTCCGGGTCAACCGAGAGCTGGCTGGACACACAG GCTATCTGTCTTGCTGTCGTTTTCTGGATGACAATCAGATCATCACCAGCTCTGGTGACACCACATG tgcattgtgggacatTGAGACGGGCCAGCAGACCACCAGTTTCACAGGACACTCGGGTGATGTCATGAGTCTGTCGGTCAGTCCTGATCTAAAGACGTTCGTGTCAGGAGCCTGCGATGCTTCTGCTAAACTGTGGGACATCAGAGACGGGATGTGCAGGCAGTCCTTCACCGGCCACGTCTCTGATATAAACGCCGTCTGC TTCTTTCCGAATGGGAATGCCTTCACGACGGGTTCAGACGACGCCACCTGCAGGCTGTTTGACCTGCGCGCGGATCAGGAGCTCATGATGTATTCTCACGACAACATCATCTGTGGCATCACCTCCGTGGCCTTCTCCAAGAGCGGACGCCTCCTGCTGGCCGGATACGACGACTTCAACTGCAACGTCTGGGACACTTTAAAAGGAGAACGTGCag gtGTCTTGGCCGGTCATGACAACAGGGTGAGCTGTTTAGGAGTACCTGATGATGGGATGGCTGTGGCCACGGGATCATGGGACAGTTTCCTTCGGATCTGGAACTGA